The Peptoanaerobacter stomatis genome includes the window TAAAAAAATTGCTTGAAAGTGTGGATGTTACAGATGAAGAAATCAGAGAGTTTTATGATGAAAATCAAGATTCTTTTGGAAAAATGGAAACAGTAGAGGCAAGTCATATATTGGTAGGAGATTTAGAAAAAGCTGAAGAATTATATGAAAAAATAATTAACGGAGCAGATTTTGCTGAAGTTGCAAAAGCAAACTCTACTTGCCCATCCTCAAGACAAGGTGGAGATCTTGGATTTTTCGGCAAAGGTCAAATGGTAAAAGAATTTGAAGATGCAGCTTTTTCTCTAAATATAGGAGATGTATCAAAACCTGTAAAGACACAGTTCGGATATCATATTATAAAGCTTACTGATAAAAATACAGAAGAGAAAAAAGAATTTGAAGAAGTAAAAGATGAGTTAAGACATACATTGCTTGCAAAGAAACAACAAGAAGCATATGTAAATAAAATAAATCAGTTAAGAGATAAATACGATGTAAAATAAATGTTTTATAATAATGTTTATCATTAAAATAAAATGTGTATAAATATTGTGTACAATAGATTTTTAAATTTAATTGAATATTGTAAAATACGAGGAGATATTTTAATGAATTTGTTGAATTTTAATTCACTTTATTTATAGTTTACCTGTTCTTGTATTTTATGTATTCTAAATAAAAATATATGTTTTTGGGAGGATAATATGGAGAACGTTATAAGCATTGACAAAAAAGCCTCAGATGAATTGAAAAGTATACTATCATCTATGAGCATAAATGCAGATACTATAAGAATATTTATATCAGGAATGGCTTGTCATGGACCTATGTTCAACATAGCTAAAGACGAAGAAAAATCAAATGACTATGCAACAGAGTTTGACGGTATAAAATATGTGGCGGATAAAGCCCTTATGGAAGAATTTGGAGGTTTTGAGATACAATATCTTGAAGAAGACAGTTTTCACGGATTATATGTAAAACCACAAATAGTAGCGGAAGCAGGAAGTTGCGGTTCTTGTAGCGGTTGTCATTAACAAAAAAACTCTAATACCAATAAAAATTTTTATTGATATTAGAGTTTTTTTATGCAAAATATTCTTCGAAATCTTTTGCAATTTGCTTTGCAATTTCAATGGAATTATTATTGTTATATATTTTTGTAAAATTTTCTTTCGGTAATTTATAATTTCTATCATAGTAATTTTCGCATAAATCTTGTATCAAATCATTAAAATTATTATTTTTTAGAAAATCCATATACATATTTATTCTTGATTCAGATATATATTTTTCTAATTTTTTTACGGTTTTTTCAATAAGTTCTTTATCATTTTCAAAGTCCACAAGGTATTGTGTCTTTATTTCGTTTATTCTAAAATCCATATCTGAATTTATCAAAATTTTTGTGCTTGCTCTTAATTTTGTATATAAAGATGCAGGGAGTATTATATTACCTATCCTTTTTGATTCTCCTTCGGCAAAAGCATATGAATTTTCAAATTTTTTTAAATCTTCAAACAGCAAAGATTCAAATTTTTTTTGTGAAAAAGGTTCAGATTTGCCTATAGAACCAAGCAATGAACCTCTGTGATTGGCATATTTTTCAAGGTTTAACACGTTATATCCCATATTTTGCAGTTCGTTTAATATAGAGGTTTTACCTGTGCCGGTATAACCGTATAAAGTTATGAGCTTTACATTGGAAATCAGATTTTCTAAGTGTTCATTGACATATTTTCTGTAAGACTTATATCCGCCTGATATTTTATGACATTTTACACCTACTCCAAGCAACATATTTACAAGTGCTGAGCTTCTATAACCTCCTCTTGAACAAAAGAAATATAATTCATCATAATTTGTTTTTAATTCTATTATTTGTGTGAATATATCAGGCAATCTTTTTGATATGGCTGTTACTCCTACTATTTTAGCTTGTTCAAGTTCCCCGTTTTTGTATAAAGTGCCGACAATTTCTCTTTCATCGTCTAATAAAACAGGGATGTTTATAGCATGTGGTATGCTTGAATGATTAAATTCCGATGGGCTTCTACAATCTATGTATAATTTGGTCTTGTTTATATTCAGAGTATCTTCATAATGAATAGTTTCAAACATAATAACCTCTTTATTATAAAATTATTTTTATTCTATTACAATCAATCATTTTATAGTATAATATTTTATAGAAATTTTTCAATAAAAAATTGTTCGAATTTTAATTTATTGTATTAATATTTTTTGATATAAATTTGTTATATTTGGGTATGAAAAATAAAGTATTTTCAGTTTTTAATTTATTTTCTTGTATAGATTATAAATTGAAAACAGTTATGGAGGGATTATTATTTTTGACAGTAAGTGTATGTGTGATTATCAGATTATAGATCTTTCACAAAAAGATATGATGAAAAGCTATTTTGACCTTGTAGATTATAAGGCATGTGAATATAGTTTTATGACACTTTATATGTGGCAACATATATATAACACTCATGTTATGGAAAAAGATGATACAATGTATGTTTTTGGACATGATGAAAAAGGATATTTTTCAATAGTTCCCATATCCAAGAAAAAAAGATGGGAAAGAGATTTACAAGAGCTTGAAAAAATATTCGCAAAATGTTTTAACAGTAGTAAGATAGTCATGAGAGCCGTGCCTGAAGAATATGCAAAATTTATAGAAGAAGAATATCCTTCAAGATTCAACATATATAAAGAAAGAGATTCTTTCGATTATATGTATGATGCGGAAAAACTCAGAACCTTGTCAGGAAGAAAATTGCATGCAAAAAAGAACCATTTCAACTCATTTATAAAAGAATTTGAAGGCAGATATGAGTATAAAAGGTTGACTACAAGAGATCAGTTCAATGACGCACTTGATCTTATGAAGAGATGGGCTGAAAATAAAACTATAGATGATACTATAGTAATTGAGCAAGAGGCAGTAGAAAAAATATTCAAACACTATGAAAAACATAAAGATACAAAAGTAGGCGGTATATATATAGACGGCAAACTTGAAGCGTTCACATTTGCTGATATGCTCAAAGACGACACAGTTTGTGTACATCTTGAGAAAGCCAATCCTGAAATAAAAGGGCTATATCCGGCTATAAATAAGATATTTTTATGCGAAGAATTTGAAGATGTAAAATTTGTTAACAGAGAAGATGATTTAGGATTAGAAAATTTGAGAAAAGCAAAACTCTCTTATAATCCGGTAGAATTAGTAGAAAAATATGTGATAATAGAAAAATAGATACTCTATTTGAGGTTTCATTATGGAATTTACTTTTGCAAATCATGAAGACAAAAAAGCTGTAAAAAATTTATGGAAATACTGCTTTACAGACACTGATGAATATATTGATTATTATTTTACCAAAAGATATGATATAAAAAATAATTTTCTTATGAAAAAAAATAATGTTGTAATATCATCTCTTATGACAAATCCATATAAAATTGATATAAACGGCAACATATCAGATACGGCATATATAGTTGGAATATCATGCGACGCTGTAAACAGAGGGAGAGGCTATGTAAGCGCTTTGATAAAAGAAACTCTAAAAGACAGATATTTAAAAGGTGAAGATGTATCCATGCTTATGCCGATAGACACAAATATATATACGAGATACGGATATGCCAACATCGCTGACATGATAGAGCTTGATATACCGCTTGACAGAATAAAAAATAAAAGATGTAATGATGTTGAAGTAAAAGCCTATGATGAGAGTTTGTTAAAAGATTTAATATATATATATTCAAAATCTTGTGAAAATTTCGGTGCATATTTTGTAAGAGATGAGATTTATTTTAAAAATTTCATAGATGAGATAAATTTGGAAAACGGATATGTATATTTGGCATATTTTGATAATGAGCCTATAGCATATATGGTGTTTTATCCCAAATATGAATTGGAAAAAACAGGGTTTGTAAGAGAAATTTTTTCACTTTCGAAATCAGGATATGACAAGTTACTTGATATAGTGAAATCTCATTATACACAAATTAAAAATATATTGCTTCATACGAGTAAAAATTCACATCTTCTGCAATATTTTGATAATGACAACAATATTGTTTATAAGATAAAACCTTTTATTATGTCAAGAGTTATAAATGTATTAAGTACACTGAAAAACTTAAATTCACAAGAAAGATTTTGTATAGAAATAAAAGATGATATAATAGAAGAAAATAATGCAAAATTTGAAGTATACAAAGATTTGGTTAAAAAAACAGAAGAAAAATGTAATTTTAGTATAAATATATATGATTTCACACAATTATATTTCGGCTATTCATCTCTTGATTACGTTATATTTAAAAACAATATTTCATTAGAAAAAGATGAATATGATATATTAAAAACAATATTTTTACAAAAAGACAATTATTTTAACGATTATATATAATCAAGTTAAGAATACATCTTTTATCAAAAAAATTTTTGTTAATGCTTAAAAATATAATTTAATTTCAGACAAAAATTAGAATAAAAATATAAAATTTTTGATAATTCAAATTTTATTAATAAAGTGAAATTTGTATTTAAAAAAAATTATTATAAATCTGATTGCAAGATATATATTATCAAGCAAAAAGATATATATACAATATTATTGTTTCTGGCTATATAGGAAAAATCCTTAATATAAGACAATATCATCATATTTACAACTAAAAATATTTTATATTATAATATTTGAAAAATATAATATTTGAGTTGGTTAATTACACAATACTATGTGATGAGTGCGTCTTGTCAGATAGTATATTTTTTTGTCAAATTATAATTATATACTTTAAAATTTTGTGTTTTTTAAAAAACATATTTTATAAAATTCAAAAGTTTTATAATTTGCAACAGTGTTTAGTATTAAAATAATAGAAAGACTTGGAGGGAATATATGCAAAGCAGAGTGGCAATAATAGGTATAATAGTAGAAGATAATACCTACATAGAAGAACTTAATAATTTGTTGCATAAATACAGTCATATAATAGTAGGTAGAATGGGAGTACCATATAGAGATAGAAACATAGGGGTTATAAGTATAATAGTAGATGCGCCAAGTGACGAGATAAATACTTTGTCAGGTAAGCTTGGAATGATAAAAGGCATAAATTCAAAAACTATTTATGCTAAGGTTGCAGACAAGCATGAATAATTTAATTCACAAGATAAAAAACAGAGATGAACTTAAAAGGGAAGAGTTATCGTATTTATTGGCATTAGACGATTTTTCAAAGATTTTTAGACTTGCTGATGATATAAGAAATGAAAAT containing:
- a CDS encoding peptidylprolyl isomerase; the encoded protein is MNENAVLAKIGDLDITQRDVNYMKKSMDKRLLSQFSGAQGEFYLLQELVNQKLMALDAKDTGEVEKDEFKFEFESMKDNFISQYMIKKLLESVDVTDEEIREFYDENQDSFGKMETVEASHILVGDLEKAEELYEKIINGADFAEVAKANSTCPSSRQGGDLGFFGKGQMVKEFEDAAFSLNIGDVSKPVKTQFGYHIIKLTDKNTEEKKEFEEVKDELRHTLLAKKQQEAYVNKINQLRDKYDVK
- a CDS encoding heme biosynthesis protein HemY, with the protein product MENVISIDKKASDELKSILSSMSINADTIRIFISGMACHGPMFNIAKDEEKSNDYATEFDGIKYVADKALMEEFGGFEIQYLEEDSFHGLYVKPQIVAEAGSCGSCSGCH
- the mnmH gene encoding tRNA 2-selenouridine(34) synthase MnmH → MFETIHYEDTLNINKTKLYIDCRSPSEFNHSSIPHAINIPVLLDDEREIVGTLYKNGELEQAKIVGVTAISKRLPDIFTQIIELKTNYDELYFFCSRGGYRSSALVNMLLGVGVKCHKISGGYKSYRKYVNEHLENLISNVKLITLYGYTGTGKTSILNELQNMGYNVLNLEKYANHRGSLLGSIGKSEPFSQKKFESLLFEDLKKFENSYAFAEGESKRIGNIILPASLYTKLRASTKILINSDMDFRINEIKTQYLVDFENDKELIEKTVKKLEKYISESRINMYMDFLKNNNFNDLIQDLCENYYDRNYKLPKENFTKIYNNNNSIEIAKQIAKDFEEYFA
- a CDS encoding DUF2156 domain-containing protein, whose protein sequence is MCDYQIIDLSQKDMMKSYFDLVDYKACEYSFMTLYMWQHIYNTHVMEKDDTMYVFGHDEKGYFSIVPISKKKRWERDLQELEKIFAKCFNSSKIVMRAVPEEYAKFIEEEYPSRFNIYKERDSFDYMYDAEKLRTLSGRKLHAKKNHFNSFIKEFEGRYEYKRLTTRDQFNDALDLMKRWAENKTIDDTIVIEQEAVEKIFKHYEKHKDTKVGGIYIDGKLEAFTFADMLKDDTVCVHLEKANPEIKGLYPAINKIFLCEEFEDVKFVNREDDLGLENLRKAKLSYNPVELVEKYVIIEK
- a CDS encoding GNAT family N-acetyltransferase, yielding MEFTFANHEDKKAVKNLWKYCFTDTDEYIDYYFTKRYDIKNNFLMKKNNVVISSLMTNPYKIDINGNISDTAYIVGISCDAVNRGRGYVSALIKETLKDRYLKGEDVSMLMPIDTNIYTRYGYANIADMIELDIPLDRIKNKRCNDVEVKAYDESLLKDLIYIYSKSCENFGAYFVRDEIYFKNFIDEINLENGYVYLAYFDNEPIAYMVFYPKYELEKTGFVREIFSLSKSGYDKLLDIVKSHYTQIKNILLHTSKNSHLLQYFDNDNNIVYKIKPFIMSRVINVLSTLKNLNSQERFCIEIKDDIIEENNAKFEVYKDLVKKTEEKCNFSINIYDFTQLYFGYSSLDYVIFKNNISLEKDEYDILKTIFLQKDNYFNDYI
- a CDS encoding TM1266 family iron-only hydrogenase system putative regulator translates to MQSRVAIIGIIVEDNTYIEELNNLLHKYSHIIVGRMGVPYRDRNIGVISIIVDAPSDEINTLSGKLGMIKGINSKTIYAKVADKHE